TTATTACCGCAAATTTGCAACTAAAGGGACTTCCGTAGATATGTTAATACCGATACTGGCTCATATCGCTACCTTACATGGGCTAGGAGTGTTAGTCATTGATGAAATTCAATTCCTGAGTTTTCTTAAAAGTGGCGGCGCTGAGAAGATGCTTAATTACTTTACTCAATTAATTAATACGATTGGTGTCCCTGTGGTATTAGTAGGGACGTTTAAGGCAATGAGGCTGCTTTCAGGTTCCTTCAGTCAAGCAAGAAGAAGCACAGGACAAGGGGATTTAATCATGGACAGACTAAGTGAAGGGGAAGATTGGGATTACATCTTAGAATCTCTCTGGAAATATCAATGGACTGCTACAGAGACACCCCTTAAGCCTCATTTGAGTAAGAAAATGTATGATCTTTCTCAAGGAATTGTTGATATTGCGGTTAAGCTGTACATGTTAGCCCAGTGGCAGGCTATCGAGGATGGAAAAGACAATGAAAAAATTACAGGAGCACTCCTGGAGAACGTTGCTAAACAACACATGCAGCTGGTTCAGCCTATGTTAAAGGCTTTGAAAAGCAAAGATCCCCAGGCGTTAGAGTTAATAGATGATTTATATCCTAAGTGGAATGTGTTGGATCAATATTTACAAAAGGCAGATGAGAAAGTCCATATTCAAGGAGAGGTCAAAACAAAGGTATTGCGTGATGAAAAGATAGAGCAGGACGAAGAGAAGCTAATTGAACTTGTAAAAACAGCAATGGATTTTGGGGCTTCTTATGATATGGCTTATGAAACTGCTAATAAGGTTATTCAGTCTAATGAGGCTGAGAAGGACATGGTTGATTTACGAAAACAACTTATTAACCATATTACGTTCAATTCAATGACGGATGAAGACGAAAGCCGTGGTAACGAGGGAAAAGAAGCCCAAGTAAAAGGGAACAGTAAAGCTAAAAGTAAGAAAAAACAGCAGGTTATGCTCGATGAGGACGACCTGAGAAATGCAGTAGCTAACAATGGAAAGGATACGGAGGCAATCTATGAAAAGTTAGTGGATATAGGAAGTATCCCGTCGGAAGATGAACTATCGAGACTAATAATTTAGTAAATTGATTGAGTACTAGGCTCAAGTAAAATAGGGAAAACTAGCAATATGGATTGTCAACACAAAACTGGACACTTCTTATGAGGGCAGTTTTCTTGCTTGAACTGGGGTCAAGTACCCCAATGTACCGTGTATTCGGTGATGGTTAAACCAATGAACATAGTCATATAACTCAACGGCAAGCTGTTGCCCCGTATGAAAATGGACCTGGTTCGCGAATTCCGTTTTGAAAATCTTAAAGGTTGCCTCTGCGACAGCGTTGTCATAAGGGCAACCCTTTGCGCTAAGAGAACGAGTAATTTGAAATGTTTGCAATGCTTCAGAGATTAACTTGTTTTTAAACTCACCACCACGATCCGTGTGAAACATTTTAATGCGGTTAAGAGGCACGCTGAGGCTCGCTACGGCTCTGTAAACAAGGAGTGCGTCTTTGTTAGGACCGCTGCTAAACCCAATAATCTCGCGGTTATAGAGATCAATAAATAAGCACACATAGTGCCATTTTCCTGCAACGCGGACATAAGTCAGATCACTTACAACGACTGCACAAGGCTCCTCTTGCTTGAACTCTCGCTTAAGCTGGTTACTTGTAGGAGATTCGTTAGGATCGCTCTTTGATGGTTTGTACTGGGCAACCGTATAGGTGGAAACTAGAGCGTATTTCTTCATAATACGTCCAATTCTGCGCCGAGAAGCGAATAGCTTTTTCTTTCTTAGTTCAACTTTAATTTTACGTGTACCGTAGTTGCTTCGACTGTCTCGGAAGATTTCTAAAATTGTCTCCTCTAGCTGCTGCTCTTCTTCCGAATCGATCGGTTCTGACTTGTAATAATATGTGCTACGTGGCAACCCCAGGACTTTACACATTGCTGATACCGAGTATTTGTGAGCATTATTGCGAATCACGTTTACTTTCGTCCCATG
This genomic window from Paenibacillus hexagrammi contains:
- a CDS encoding ATP-binding protein translates to MVKQAQQQADFYHYSPSLIGRQEEANYSDQEIPDYRDNPFIEGLPPIFEEEDVALQIRKYPDYDERQRKLGRQTRLHLVQQISDYVEPLPSHFLVEQRLSRLIRHGYKARNPFSPALMRQFHIGFKEILEGGVDSTGSNIAGVRSTAAGFAILGVSGQGKTTAIESSLLLYPQVIHHSTYKGQPFIRKQIVWLKLNCPFDGSLKGLCFNFMQSIDSILGTNYYRKFATKGTSVDMLIPILAHIATLHGLGVLVIDEIQFLSFLKSGGAEKMLNYFTQLINTIGVPVVLVGTFKAMRLLSGSFSQARRSTGQGDLIMDRLSEGEDWDYILESLWKYQWTATETPLKPHLSKKMYDLSQGIVDIAVKLYMLAQWQAIEDGKDNEKITGALLENVAKQHMQLVQPMLKALKSKDPQALELIDDLYPKWNVLDQYLQKADEKVHIQGEVKTKVLRDEKIEQDEEKLIELVKTAMDFGASYDMAYETANKVIQSNEAEKDMVDLRKQLINHITFNSMTDEDESRGNEGKEAQVKGNSKAKSKKKQQVMLDEDDLRNAVANNGKDTEAIYEKLVDIGSIPSEDELSRLII
- a CDS encoding IS3 family transposase (programmed frameshift); the encoded protein is MPKQRRTFTEEFKKQMVQLYENGKSRTSLVKEYDLTSSALDRWISQSQQSGAFTEKANRSPEEAELLALRKEIQQLRMENDIFKASRADHGTKVNVIRNNAHKYSVSAMCKVLGLPRSTYYYKSEPIDSEEEQQLEETILEIFRDSRSNYGTRKIKVELRKKKLFASRRRIGRIMKKYALVSTYTVAQYKPSKSDPNESPTSNQLKREFKQEEPCAVVVSDLTYVRVAGKWHYVCLFIDLYNREIIGFSSGPNKDALLVYRAVASLSVPLNRIKMFHTDRGGEFKNKLISEALQTFQITRSLSAKGCPYDNAVAEATFKIFKTEFANQVHFHTGQQLAVELYDYVHWFNHHRIHGTLGYLTPVQARKLPS